A window of Magnolia sinica isolate HGM2019 chromosome 13, MsV1, whole genome shotgun sequence genomic DNA:
ATAAGTTGCCCCCGTCTCCTCCAATCCCCAACGGAAATGGAAAGCTGAAGGAAACGGTGCGATCTAATGGGGAAGGTGTGAGGTATCAACTCCTTCGTGAGGTTTGGTCCGTGTGATTTCATCTGGAGTCGTGtcgttttttattttaattttaattttatttttatttttcatagagAAGATGAAAAAAGAATCAATAGCGATGTGCAGAGAAAAAAAGAGGTGATTTCATTGATTTTTCCTTTTATAAGTAAATAAATTGGAAGATAGTTCGCAATATATCTCCCTATGAATACTAAAAATTCTCAACACACGAGTGCCCAGTACGTGGACCACCTAGTCAATCAGAAATTCTACTTGTACAATCCATAGGTAGGCCTCACATATAGACGGTTCAAACGCATAGTTAGGGCATCCAATGGTTTCGTTGTAAATTGATTGAGACGTTAAATTTTCAGGACATAGCGCACGGGATGCGGATCCATGCGGAATTTTCGCAAATAGGCGGTTCAAACACATGGTGAGCTGTGGGGGCCACCCGTGATTGAATGTTGAGTTTGAACAATGCATCTGCTGCAACTCATGGGCACTGTACATCCCAAGAATCAACCCAGTCAAAAACTAAGGTGGGActcaccacaggaagcagtgtaCGATCATGTCTGCACCCTATGTATTCATGTATTCAGCGCCATTCATCCCTTTctcaagcttattttagggcatgagatccaaatctcaagtggaccacaccacaagaaacagtgatgattgaccttgccattaaaaacttcttgggggccactggaatattgattttccatccaacctgttgttgttgtcaaggtcataaagacctggatcaagggaccacaaatatcagcttgatccaaaaatttcgtAGCCTACAagttagtttttaatgatcaatcaccacattttcctGTGTAGTcagcctgagatttggatctgctgcattttttggGCTCGTTTCCTAAAATGAGGAGGCAAAATGGGATAaaagataaatacatcacggtgggctccacagggatccaccgaagatGCATTGGGacattaggtgcggccctggcctcacccaaagCGGTGCTGCACGCATCAGTGACCCAAATTTCATAATCCGGGTTTGAATGGCACTCCTATCAATGGGCATGACGCACCACAAACGTATGGTAGTTACCATGCGAACCCAAACGCATTTATTTTGATCATTTCTTCGTGCAATCGATCCAGACATGCATTGTTGTTGCAACTGGGTCATCTGGGCTTAGGCAGGGCCCAGATGAATCTGGGTCAAACACACGTACCATGTGTAGAACATCTGAGCTGTTCGAACTATTGGAAAAATTATGAATACCACTTTGGGTGAAACATCAGGACGAACCACTTGGTGGACTGATGAGTCCATTGACTTTAATTCGATGGTATGGGCTAACTGATGAATGGATCGGCCTGATTATTTTTATCTATATATTCTTTTCACCAAATGATCTTCATGTTTCGGCCCCCTTTTTGGGGTCTAACCGTCACGCATGGACAGCGAGACCAACCAGTTGCAGAGTGTTGCGCAAAAATGCCTCCCTGAGTAATTGTTTGACGAGTATGCCTGCCAACTCTCATGTTTGGATGGACCGAAGAGAAAATGATTATCTCTTCCATGATGAAATATTTCATCGTGGTTTCTGTAAGGCATGGAAATCTAATAAAAGCTTGTGGGTGACACCTGTGAGGGCGCTCTGAGATTTCTGCTTTTTATCCTAAGTAAAACCCCGAAAATGGAATACATTATGGGAATGTCTCAATAGTGGTCAAGGAAATGTTCGAAATCGTCATTTTAATtattacaaattttattttttcctttgcccttcatccatATGGGCCATAAGATTTATCCAATGTCTGAAGTTGGGTCACACGAAATACAGATGGCCCATATCACAATACCCATTGCTCAAACGTAGGGGCGTACATAGagccgaactgagtcgagctggcctcagcttggccactagctgaccttagctcgaactcagctcagctcggtcctcgagaatgactggccagctcagctcggctcagtcagcagctcaggccagttcggcTGAGTTTTTCTgggcagcatttccacaaacacctagactacaccttcaaaatcccattgtTTGTAAAATGGCAGCAAAGGTtgttcaggtattttatcaaataccttccaagcaacataaaaattcaaaaaaaaaagaaaaattcaaaaaaaaaaaaagaggatctgtttcatatacataccttccttgccaccagccacacttcattgagtcatttcatcaaacacttggtgagcaacatcgatatcaaagtaactgagtaactgaactggttcaattcgagctgagttcgatccgagtcgagtcaagctgggttcatgtacacccctactcgaACGTGATCGTACAAAACAACCTCTCAAAAtatttgaggttttgattttgaCAGTGAATCGATTAGAGGATTGTTATCTACAACTAGACAGGTGGAGCATGAATCGGATATGGATGGCCCCATGGTCCAGAATCATATTGTCAAGAGTATCCTCTCACCATAGGTTCAACTGTAAAGATGGGATTCAACTAGATGGAGGTCTGGATACCCTCGCACCTGCCAAGTGTTTAGATATTGTGCCACGCAACAAATCAGAATCATCTCTTTCTTGAATACCACGATAACGAGTTTCAGCTAGTGCGCATACCACCATAACAAGTTTCAGCTAGGTCATGGCTCTAACACAGACTATAAATGATCATCGAGTTAGCCAATTGTCAAAACTGGCCCCATGAAGCAAATACGTGGTGCCATGGTCCATATAACTGTACATATTTGCTAAGAGTATAATAGGGATGGCACATCACATAACATAATATATTATGTTATGCGCATCACAGCTAGCATCACATCTCTCCAGAACTCTTCATTCAAGATTAAAAGCTTACGTGCCATTTAAATATTTAGATGCAATGTGTAAAGCTAAAAATTCTGACCAAACATAACTTTCAAAGGGCAATCTCAAAATCCGGAATACATCCAAAATGcactgattaaaaaaaaaaacaaatcaaaacataaatctcaaAAAAGTAcctcttaaaactgaagtttactGAGTCTAATCTCCTTCTTCGATGACCTTGGTTCACTAAGTCTAATCTCCTTCTTCGATGACCTTGGTTCCCAATCCCTTGAGCCCTTCGGGTGGGACCTCTGCTACAGTGACCAACGAATAAAGCTCCTCCTTAGCATCTTCCTCTTCATTCCTCTTGCGAGCAACGCGCACGCGGACACGTCTAGGCACACCCCGGATACCCCTGCTCCATATGTGCTTGTTTAGCTTCACGTCGACCCTAACATCGGTTGTCCCCATCGCCTTTTGTGCAAATTTCCGTATCTCTTTTATGGCTTTGGGAGCCATCTTCTTGAAGGTGCTGCCCAAATTACAAGGCATTCCATTATTTTAGTTATTGCTAGAATCATACCAACTTACTTGCAACAACAGAGAAGTTATTGCTAGAATCATGCGAACTTTCAACAACGGAGAAGATACAATGGTGTAAAAATAGGAACTTAGGCTGCATTGGCTTGGGAGGCCAGAAAAATAATTCACGATTTTGAGATTCTACCCTGCAgtaaaattaccaaaaatttaTTGAGTATAACTGAATGGATTGAAAGAGCTCTTTACCATCTActacccccccccaaaaaaaaagcccAATTTTGTGATTAAATTAGGAGTGGTCATTCCTAAGTcacattattactattatttctCTGCTCCTGATAAGGCTCAAATGCAGACTTAACAAAATGCAATGaagaaaaagggagaaaaatGATGATCCAAGTAGAAAATTGGATCTTGAGCTGTGTAGATTGTCCATATCGGAagttaaatgaaaagaaaaaatattagaGTAAACTTTCAACTGTGTCCATTTAAGGCTGTAGCTGGAGTACAGGACATGATACAATTTCTACCTCCACCTGGACACAAGTCATGCTTCAGTAGACACTACTCACCCTCCAAAAGTTTCCAACATATTAATAAAAACAAAATGAGATTGTTCCTactaaaaaaattgataaaaacaAATACAGAAAGGAAAAAGAACATGAACACAGGCAGAGAGATGAATAACAGTTTCTAAGCAAAACCACAATTCCATGAAATCAACCAAGTATAAACAACTGGTAAAGAAAAGAAGAGCGTGATCAATTGATGGGTAGAGCTGCCTTGTGTTTACACCATGTGTTCTTCCTATAGGGGCCACCCATTGGGTGTGGATTATGTATTCAGGTCCAGTCCAACCCTGTCCAGGAGACTGAAAGTCCAGGGATGAGCTCCAGCCCCTGACTTCAGGAATTGGGCTCAGCCTCAACTGGGCCAGAGCCATAAGCCAAATGCCCATCCCACCAATGCTCAAATGACCTTGGATGGAGCAGGACTGGCTTACTTGTCAACATGAAAATCAATCCAGCCAAACTAGGGGTCTAACCCACAAGCCTAGAAGCTGAGCAGAAACCATATCCCCAATCACAATGGGGCCAAGGCAGGTCCAAGCCAACTCAACCAAGTTGCAATCATGCGTGACAATCAGAAAGTAAGGGATGTTTGGATGGAGGCAAACTAAAATGTGGATCTACAGAAGTAACCCCACATCTTCAGGAAATGGAAAACCGTGGATTCTGTTCCTTTTATTCagttgtttgtttttttattccaatttaaatggaTTCCACATACGGAATGCTCACTTCATGTGCCTTCTCTGCTTTGAAAAATCAATTTAACAATTTGTTTTGAAATAAAGATGGCAAGGCAAATCAGTTTCAATGCTACCAGTTTTTCTCTCAAATGGAGGAAAGTAGGTTTTCTACAAAAACTGGTATCATGTTCACAAACATGACTTGGCATTATTTGCAATGAAAGAGATACTGGGTAGATTAACAAAGCAAGGAATAAAGGTGACAGAAAGCATCAACAAACATGATGACATGGAAGCAAAAAGATCACACCACAACATCAAGGATCCAAGATCATGAACTACAGTCAAGGCAATGATCGCCAACCCCAAAAATGAATTAAGGGAAAAGGCTTCACACACAAAATAGACCAGAAGAAACACCATGCAACTCAGAAGGTCATTCCAACGACAGCCAATCTATTCAAATACATCCATAATAAATGTTAAAAATATCAGGAAAGTTTCACATAAAATTCACTAGgaaataaattaaaatgattgTATCACAATATGGCAATGTATCAGGAAGTATCATTTCTAAATTAAAAGGTTCATATCATTGATAGATCTGATACCGGTGCATAATTATCAGATTGGAACACCGATACATTTATTCCATGAATAATTTCAATGAATTGCAATATAAAAAAACCATTGACATGAATGTGGGGAAGTATGATATCAGGAATCAATCGTGTTCATGGTTTGAAGTATTGGCAAAATTTGATACATATCGACATATACATAACAGTCCAAGGCAATCTGGTACACCACACCAATCATATATACAGAGGCCACTCACCCTATGACTGGCCAGAATTGGTCCGACTCATTCAATTTCATATGAGACTGAACAAGTCTGCCACAAGGCAACTTGGTCCATCCCATGATGtgtgaggttcaccatgatgtGGGGCCATCCTGTCCATCAGATGTGCCTCCATTTTAGGCCCTGAGCTCAAAATTCAGGCCAAATAGAAATCAGGCTGGCCACAATGCATGGAACAATGAGAGAGGCCCTTTTTACGTTCTCctactaagttttggatcaac
This region includes:
- the LOC131222489 gene encoding large ribosomal subunit protein eL31 isoform X1, whose protein sequence is MVEKTAKGRKEEVVTREYTINLHRRLHGCTFKKMAPKAIKEIRKFAQKAMGTTDVRVDVKLNKHIWSRGIRGVPRRVRVRVARKRNEEEDAKEELYSLVTVAEVPPEGLKGLGTKVIEEGD
- the LOC131222489 gene encoding large ribosomal subunit protein eL31 isoform X2, with the translated sequence MVEKTAKGRKEEVVTREYTINLHRRLHGCTFKKMAPKAIKEIRKFAQKAMGTTDVRVDVKLNKHIWSRGIRGVPRRVRVRVARKRNEEEDAKEELYSLVTVAEVPPEGLKGLGTKVIEEGD